Proteins from a single region of Streptomyces sp. Tu 3180:
- a CDS encoding cytidine deaminase — protein sequence MTPQPPQTRPVDHELVRAAADVARTRCRGDNHTMAAAARARDGRIVTAVNAYHFTGGPCAELVLIGAAAAQGAYELDTIVAVGDRDRGVVPPCGRCRQVLLDYFPALGVVVGEGDRLRTVPVTDLLPEGYVWADHQLGADRTPPLGTG from the coding sequence ATGACCCCGCAGCCCCCGCAGACCCGCCCCGTCGACCATGAACTCGTCCGGGCCGCGGCCGATGTCGCCCGCACCCGCTGCCGGGGCGACAACCACACCATGGCTGCCGCGGCCCGTGCCCGGGACGGCCGGATCGTCACCGCGGTGAACGCCTACCACTTCACCGGAGGCCCCTGCGCCGAGCTGGTCCTCATCGGGGCGGCGGCCGCCCAGGGCGCCTACGAGCTGGACACGATCGTCGCCGTGGGCGACCGCGACCGGGGGGTCGTCCCCCCGTGCGGCCGGTGCCGTCAGGTCCTCCTCGACTACTTTCCCGCCCTCGGGGTCGTCGTCGGCGAGGGTGACCGCCTCCGCACCGTCCCCGTCACCGACCTGCTGCCCGAAGGCTACGTCTGGGCCGACCACCAGCTCGGTGCCGACAGGACCCCGCCACTCGGCACGGGCTGA
- a CDS encoding PhzF family phenazine biosynthesis isomerase: MTTNAPRPEVLRYTAFSSTPDGGNPAGVVLDATGLDDGDMLAVAAELGYSESAFLTAPPEGLGGPEGRAYRIRYFSPRAEVPFCGHATVATAVALAERIGPGELLFATRAGTVPVEVTEEDGTVRATLTSVEPHVEEIAGADLGEALAALDWPAADLDPAFPPRVAFAGARHLVLAAATRARLADLAYDFARLEALMHRLDLTTVQLVWRESATVFHVRDPFPVGGVVEDPATGAAAAAFGAYARELGLVPGDAVLTLHQGEDLGRPGELTVTLRAGDPRVRVGGAGARIG, translated from the coding sequence ATGACGACGAACGCGCCGCGGCCCGAGGTGCTGCGCTACACGGCCTTCTCCAGCACCCCCGACGGCGGGAACCCCGCCGGTGTCGTCCTGGACGCCACCGGTCTGGACGACGGCGACATGCTGGCCGTCGCCGCCGAGCTCGGGTACTCGGAGTCCGCGTTCCTGACCGCGCCCCCGGAGGGGCTCGGCGGCCCGGAGGGACGGGCGTACCGCATCCGTTACTTCAGCCCCAGGGCCGAGGTGCCGTTCTGCGGGCACGCCACCGTCGCGACCGCCGTCGCGCTCGCCGAGCGGATCGGCCCCGGGGAACTGCTGTTCGCGACGCGCGCCGGCACCGTGCCGGTGGAGGTGACCGAGGAGGACGGGACGGTCAGGGCCACGCTCACCAGCGTCGAGCCGCACGTCGAGGAGATCGCCGGTGCCGACCTCGGGGAGGCGCTCGCCGCGCTGGACTGGCCGGCCGCCGACCTCGATCCGGCCTTCCCGCCCCGTGTCGCGTTCGCCGGCGCCCGCCACCTCGTCCTCGCGGCGGCGACGCGCGCCCGCCTCGCGGACCTCGCGTACGACTTCGCGCGCCTCGAGGCCCTGATGCACCGTCTGGACCTGACCACGGTCCAGTTGGTGTGGCGGGAGTCGGCCACCGTCTTCCACGTCCGTGACCCGTTCCCCGTCGGCGGCGTCGTCGAGGACCCGGCGACCGGTGCCGCGGCCGCCGCGTTCGGCGCGTACGCCCGTGAGCTCGGCCTGGTCCCCGGGGACGCCGTCCTCACCCTGCACCAGGGCGAGGACCTGGGCCGCCCCGGCGAGCTCACGGTGACGCTGCGCGCGGGCGACCCGCGCGTCCGCGTCGGCGGCGCGGGGGCCCGCATCGGCTGA
- a CDS encoding ankyrin repeat domain-containing protein: protein MSPRPELPCFPPEEAASRRRIRRYAVPRRMIERATERRSAGDWRGACAAAGVDVAVDLSEVAEHCGPDVAAALEDDLRHLVPDLVRWHLPRVLGGWTTLATDRTVVLARYRPVGTAEGPRSTPYLHLTTPAMLEGPQRLTLRFRTVADERAAGVFGSRTEDWRYARHLWDARHTAELRERGGGRARPPFLHPDGRPRRTDELPTADPGPGDAVARAEWVTLLHQKGEVEAAFAAAGIEVDLTPPTGPGWYRADPELLLGRLALDHTRLEREVRRLADEGVGDRFLVAGDWRTYVLLQPAAPGGRAGLRARAVGRDEAKGVPFLAEALWRRLPDLDLLRVGGVEPEHLHPLVREALLPALRVPAGTGGPPGPAVPAPVRVRCRGEWHEVGFRPGGLLHMPHSDEEQQRERALRAFGGAVTGCFAVQQTWASGSGRLPKALRAQRQDLFLRAQHGDTHGVLALLDAGVDPRVRDARGRSLLHVLHLVDHELLLPRLLAEGLDLEARDDRNRTPLYVAVGDGGSRALVEALLAAGARIDVVDESELSLAQTIRRYKRSDLAFLRKRVREEHPGVGAEWWDEWMEEREEYHADEPDEPDEPDEPDEHGEPDRHDDEDAPF from the coding sequence GTGAGCCCCCGCCCCGAACTCCCCTGTTTCCCACCGGAGGAGGCGGCGAGCCGGCGGCGGATCCGCCGCTACGCGGTGCCCCGGCGGATGATCGAGCGCGCGACCGAACGCCGCTCGGCCGGTGACTGGCGGGGGGCGTGCGCGGCGGCCGGCGTGGACGTCGCCGTCGACCTGTCCGAGGTCGCCGAGCACTGCGGCCCCGACGTCGCCGCCGCGCTGGAGGACGACCTGCGCCACCTGGTCCCGGACCTGGTGCGCTGGCACCTGCCCCGGGTGCTGGGCGGCTGGACCACACTCGCCACCGACCGGACCGTGGTCCTCGCCCGCTACCGTCCGGTGGGGACGGCCGAAGGGCCCCGCTCCACGCCGTACCTCCACCTCACCACCCCCGCGATGCTGGAGGGCCCGCAGCGCCTCACCCTGCGGTTCCGGACGGTCGCGGACGAGAGGGCCGCCGGCGTCTTCGGGAGCCGGACCGAGGACTGGCGGTACGCCCGGCACCTGTGGGACGCACGGCACACCGCCGAACTGCGGGAGAGGGGCGGCGGCCGCGCACGGCCGCCGTTCCTCCACCCCGACGGCAGGCCGCGCCGCACGGACGAGCTGCCCACGGCCGACCCCGGCCCCGGCGACGCGGTGGCACGGGCCGAGTGGGTCACCCTGCTGCACCAGAAGGGCGAGGTCGAGGCGGCCTTCGCCGCGGCCGGGATCGAGGTCGACCTGACGCCCCCGACCGGCCCCGGGTGGTACCGGGCCGACCCGGAGCTGCTCCTCGGCAGGCTCGCGCTCGACCACACCCGCCTGGAGCGGGAGGTCCGCCGGCTGGCGGACGAGGGCGTCGGGGACCGCTTCCTCGTCGCCGGCGACTGGCGCACGTACGTCCTGCTGCAGCCGGCGGCCCCCGGTGGCCGCGCCGGACTGCGGGCGAGGGCCGTCGGCCGGGACGAGGCCAAGGGCGTGCCCTTCCTCGCGGAAGCGCTCTGGCGCAGGCTCCCCGACCTCGACCTGTTGCGCGTCGGCGGAGTCGAGCCGGAGCACCTGCATCCGCTGGTCCGCGAGGCGCTGTTGCCCGCCCTCCGGGTTCCCGCCGGGACCGGCGGCCCTCCGGGTCCCGCCGTCCCCGCGCCCGTCCGGGTGCGCTGCCGCGGCGAGTGGCACGAGGTGGGCTTCCGCCCGGGCGGTCTGCTCCACATGCCGCACAGCGACGAGGAGCAGCAGCGCGAGCGGGCCCTGCGCGCGTTCGGCGGCGCCGTCACCGGGTGCTTCGCGGTCCAGCAGACGTGGGCGTCGGGGAGCGGCCGGCTGCCGAAGGCCCTGCGCGCCCAGCGACAGGACCTGTTCCTGCGCGCCCAGCACGGCGACACCCACGGCGTGCTCGCACTCCTGGACGCCGGCGTGGACCCCCGGGTGCGCGACGCCCGCGGGCGCTCGCTGCTCCACGTGCTGCACCTGGTCGACCACGAGCTGCTCCTGCCCCGGCTGCTCGCGGAGGGGCTCGACCTCGAGGCCCGGGACGACCGGAACCGCACACCGCTGTACGTGGCGGTCGGCGACGGCGGTTCCAGGGCCCTCGTGGAGGCACTCCTCGCCGCCGGCGCCCGCATCGACGTGGTCGACGAGTCGGAGCTCTCGCTGGCCCAGACCATCCGCCGGTACAAGCGTTCCGACCTGGCCTTCCTGCGGAAGCGCGTACGGGAGGAACACCCGGGCGTCGGCGCCGAGTGGTGGGACGAGTGGATGGAGGAGCGCGAGGAGTACCACGCCGACGAGCCCGACGAGCCCGACGAGCCCGACGAGCCCGACGAGCACGGCGAGCCCGACCGACACGACGACGAGGACGCGCCCTTTTGA
- a CDS encoding VWA-like domain-containing protein, producing MTTSREALDTTKLLAARYRAASDRPYLASALYALTVVPCPDVPTMGVDRHWRCYVSPAFVDATPVEELAGVWVHEAAHLLRDHHGRADRLPAADQRDRHRVNVAQDCEINDDLLADGLRLPAGRVEPRLLGLPDGQLFEAYLPHLPPEVRECDCGSGAHGRPAPWELPGSAGPARLGEVEAQALRRQTAEAMRAHQRARGTLPAGWRRWAEEVLEPTVDWRQALSGAVREAAAWAGGAVDYTYRRPSRRTPALRGVVLPSLRRPLPRVAVVVDTSGSMGDAELAAALGEVTGVLREVGVRGNRVTVLACDADVHAVSRVTATEQITLGGGGGTDLRVGIDAALAARERPAVVVVLTDGFTPWPDETPSCRLIAALIGPDAPHPPHWVETVRIPT from the coding sequence ATGACGACGTCCCGCGAGGCCCTGGACACGACCAAGCTGCTCGCCGCCCGCTACCGGGCGGCGAGCGACCGCCCCTACCTGGCGTCGGCCCTGTACGCCCTGACCGTCGTGCCCTGCCCCGACGTGCCGACGATGGGCGTCGACCGGCACTGGCGCTGCTACGTCTCGCCCGCCTTCGTCGACGCGACCCCCGTGGAGGAACTCGCGGGCGTCTGGGTGCACGAGGCGGCGCACCTGCTGCGCGACCACCACGGCCGCGCCGACCGGCTCCCCGCCGCCGACCAGCGCGACCGGCACCGCGTCAACGTCGCCCAGGACTGCGAGATCAACGACGACCTCCTCGCCGACGGCCTGCGCCTGCCCGCCGGGCGCGTCGAGCCCCGCCTCCTCGGCCTGCCCGACGGGCAGCTGTTCGAGGCGTACCTGCCGCACCTGCCCCCCGAGGTACGGGAGTGCGACTGCGGATCGGGGGCCCACGGCCGCCCGGCGCCCTGGGAGCTCCCGGGATCCGCCGGCCCCGCCCGGCTGGGCGAGGTCGAGGCCCAGGCACTGCGCCGGCAGACCGCCGAGGCGATGCGCGCCCACCAGCGCGCCCGCGGCACCCTGCCCGCGGGCTGGCGGCGCTGGGCCGAGGAGGTCCTGGAACCCACGGTGGACTGGCGCCAGGCACTGTCTGGCGCGGTCCGCGAGGCCGCCGCGTGGGCCGGCGGGGCCGTCGACTACACCTACCGCCGCCCGTCGCGCCGCACCCCGGCGCTGCGCGGCGTCGTCCTCCCGAGCCTGCGCCGCCCGCTGCCCCGGGTGGCGGTCGTCGTCGACACCTCGGGCTCGATGGGCGACGCGGAACTCGCGGCCGCCCTGGGCGAGGTCACGGGCGTGCTGCGCGAGGTCGGCGTGCGGGGCAACCGCGTCACCGTCCTCGCCTGCGACGCCGACGTGCACGCCGTGTCCCGGGTGACGGCCACCGAGCAGATCACCCTCGGCGGCGGAGGCGGCACGGACCTGCGCGTCGGGATCGACGCCGCGCTCGCGGCGCGGGAGCGCCCGGCCGTCGTCGTCGTCCTCACCGACGGATTCACGCCCTGGCCCGACGAGACCCCGTCCTGCCGCCTGATCGCGGCCCTGATCGGCCCCGACGCACCGCACCCCCCGCACTGGGTGGAGACGGTGCGGATCCCCACCTGA
- a CDS encoding AAA family ATPase encodes MNTVPTPRTAPGPLAAADDLVRRLRARRTEPAANPRLEALALAVTANQPVLLWGEPGIGKSAGLEQLAAGLGLPLETVIASVHEPSDFAGLPIVGDDPAGTGVPMAPPDWAVRLKRAGHGLLFFDELSSAPPAVQAALLRVVLERRVGSLVLPDAVRIVAAANPPSSAADGWHLSPPLANRFVHLDWTHDPATVARGMAGTWPEAAVPAVDPARVPGAVARARGAVSGFLTARPGLVHHIPADAESRGRSWPSPRTWEMALRLLATAYATGAGREATAAALTGAVGDGAGVELLSYLEHLDLPDPERVLADPGAFALPERGDRQLAFLIAVVAAIQSDPTRPRWEAGWTVLAKAVDAGVPDVAARAATDLAAMRRPDWPVPPGIDGFLDLLRMSGALPGSR; translated from the coding sequence TTGAACACCGTCCCCACCCCCCGTACCGCACCCGGCCCGCTGGCCGCCGCGGACGACCTCGTCCGCAGGCTGCGCGCGCGGCGCACCGAGCCCGCCGCCAACCCCCGGCTGGAGGCGCTGGCCCTGGCCGTGACGGCCAATCAGCCCGTCCTGCTGTGGGGCGAACCGGGCATCGGCAAGTCGGCCGGCCTGGAGCAGCTCGCCGCCGGACTCGGCCTCCCGCTGGAGACGGTCATCGCCAGCGTGCACGAGCCGTCGGACTTCGCCGGGCTGCCGATCGTCGGGGACGACCCGGCCGGGACCGGCGTGCCGATGGCCCCGCCCGACTGGGCGGTCCGGCTCAAGCGTGCCGGACACGGCCTGCTCTTCTTCGACGAACTGTCCTCCGCGCCGCCGGCCGTGCAGGCGGCGCTGCTGCGGGTCGTCCTCGAACGCCGGGTCGGCAGCCTCGTCCTGCCCGACGCGGTGCGCATCGTCGCCGCCGCCAACCCGCCGTCCAGTGCCGCGGACGGCTGGCACCTCAGCCCGCCGCTCGCCAACCGCTTCGTCCACCTCGACTGGACCCACGACCCCGCCACGGTCGCGCGCGGCATGGCCGGCACCTGGCCCGAGGCGGCCGTCCCCGCGGTCGACCCGGCCAGGGTGCCCGGCGCCGTCGCGCGGGCCCGCGGCGCCGTCTCCGGTTTCCTCACCGCCCGGCCGGGCCTGGTCCACCACATCCCCGCCGACGCCGAGAGCCGGGGCCGGTCGTGGCCGTCCCCGCGGACCTGGGAGATGGCACTGCGGCTGCTCGCGACGGCGTACGCGACCGGCGCCGGCCGCGAGGCGACGGCCGCCGCCCTCACCGGTGCCGTCGGGGACGGCGCGGGCGTCGAACTGCTGTCGTACCTGGAGCACCTCGACCTGCCGGACCCCGAGCGGGTCCTCGCCGATCCCGGGGCGTTCGCCCTGCCCGAGCGCGGCGACCGGCAACTGGCCTTCCTCATCGCGGTGGTCGCCGCCATCCAGAGCGATCCCACCCGGCCCCGCTGGGAGGCCGGCTGGACGGTGCTGGCCAAGGCGGTGGACGCGGGCGTACCGGACGTGGCCGCCCGGGCCGCCACCGACCTCGCGGCGATGCGCCGGCCGGACTGGCCCGTACCCCCCGGCATCGACGGGTTCCTGGACCTGCTGCGGATGTCCGGGGCCCTGCCCGGCAGCCGGTGA